A region of Paenimyroides aestuarii DNA encodes the following proteins:
- a CDS encoding glycosyltransferase family protein: MKILYALQATGNGHIARANVLVPKLKEHAQVDVFISGQNAQLHFKGDATKNKGLSLFYSENGGLNYAKILRKNSLMQFVQSVHHFPVQPYDLIINDFEPITAYSAKLRNKKIIGLSHQSAVLHKLAPQPEKKHRFSKWVLQKYAPVEKSFGFHFTKYDENTFHPIIRDTIKKLNCANEDYFLVYLPSYKNEEIYKVLSKLKHVDWMVFSPFSKVSKKQGNCTFFPIDEQLFTSYLATAKGVLCGAGFEFPAEVLHLKKMLFVIPIKGQFEQYCNYLALKQLGVMGAEDLCVEKIDTWIASNHIAAVSFTDETDLLIEKVLNT, encoded by the coding sequence ATGAAAATATTGTATGCTTTGCAGGCAACGGGCAATGGACACATTGCGCGTGCCAATGTTTTAGTGCCAAAATTGAAAGAACATGCCCAAGTGGATGTTTTTATTTCGGGACAAAATGCGCAGTTACATTTTAAGGGCGATGCAACAAAAAATAAAGGACTTTCGCTTTTCTATTCAGAAAACGGAGGCTTGAATTACGCCAAAATACTTCGTAAAAATTCGTTGATGCAATTCGTGCAATCGGTGCATCATTTTCCGGTGCAACCTTACGATTTAATCATCAACGATTTTGAACCCATCACTGCATATTCCGCTAAACTTCGCAATAAAAAGATCATTGGTTTAAGCCATCAAAGTGCGGTTTTGCATAAATTGGCACCACAACCCGAAAAAAAGCACCGGTTTAGCAAGTGGGTTTTGCAAAAGTATGCGCCGGTAGAAAAATCGTTTGGTTTTCACTTTACAAAATATGATGAAAACACCTTCCATCCCATTATTCGCGATACCATTAAAAAGCTAAATTGTGCCAACGAAGATTATTTCTTGGTGTATTTACCTAGTTACAAAAACGAAGAGATTTACAAAGTGCTTTCGAAATTAAAACACGTTGATTGGATGGTTTTTTCGCCTTTTAGTAAAGTTTCAAAAAAACAAGGAAATTGCACTTTTTTCCCCATTGATGAGCAGTTGTTTACGTCCTATTTGGCCACGGCAAAAGGCGTTTTGTGCGGAGCCGGCTTTGAATTTCCCGCGGAAGTGTTGCACTTAAAGAAGATGCTATTTGTGATACCTATTAAAGGGCAATTTGAACAATATTGCAACTATTTGGCTTTAAAGCAATTAGGAGTGATGGGCGCTGAGGATTTATGTGTTGAAAAAATAGACACTTGGATTGCATCCAATCACATTGCGGCTGTTTCGTTTACAGATGAAACCGATCTATTGATTGAAAAAGTTTTAAATACCTGA